The Campylobacter sp. genome contains the following window.
AATTTTATCACGGCGCCCTCTCCGCCGTTTGCGCGGATCTCCTCTAGCAGCGTGTCAGCAGGCTCTGGTGCAGAGCGATAATTGATCCACACCTTAAGTCCGTAGCCTGCCAAAGTCCTTGCGATCTGTGCGCCGATACCGCGGCTCGCGCCCGTGATTAAAACGTTTTTTCCGCTAAATTTCATACTTTTCCTTTTATTAAAATTTTAATTTCTAGCGTAAATTTATCCAAATTTACCTAAATTTTAGCCGTTAAAATTTGGCTACAAGCGCGCCGTTGAAATTTCAAAATAGCGCCTCGTCCATCTCCGCGGGCTTCGGTAGCCCCATTAGTTTTAGTACGGTAGCTGCGACGTTGCTAAGCCCAAGTCCGCTTTTTAGTTCACGCACGTCGCGCCCCAGCACGAAGCAAAATACGTCAAAGGTCGTGTGGTTCGTTAAAATTTCGCCGTCCGCATCTCGCATCGCCTCGCAGTTGCCGTGGTCGCTAATCTGCACATAGGCGTAATCGTGCGCCCTCGCCGCGCTTAAAATTTTACCGATGCACTCATCCACCGCCTCGACCGCCTTTACCGCGGAGTCGTAATTGCCCGTGTGTCCAACCATATCGCCGTTTGCGAAATTTACGACGATGAAATCGATCCCCCCTTCGATACCGCGAATCACCGCATCGCATACCGCAGGCGCGCTCATCTGCGGCTGCTCGTCGTAGGTTTTTACTTTGGGGCTTGGGATTAGCACGCGAGTTTCGTTCGGCAGCGGCTCCTCGACGCCGCCGTTAAAGAAAAACGTAATATGTGCATATTTTTCGGTCTCGGCGGTATGAAGCTGCGTAAAACCGGCTTCTGCGATCACTTCGCAAAGCGTGTTTTTAAGCACAGGCTTCTCAAAAAGTAGAGGAAATTTAAAGCTCGCGTCGTATTCGCTCATCGTGATTAAATTTTGCACGACGAATTTTCGCTCAAATTCGCCGAAACCCTCATCGCCCAAAGCCGCACAAAGCTCCCTGGCGCGATCGTT
Protein-coding sequences here:
- the gpmI gene encoding 2,3-bisphosphoglycerate-independent phosphoglycerate mutase gives rise to the protein MGQKTILLITDGIGFNASDKFNAFANAKKPAYDYLFKNVPNTLLRTSGLAVGLPQGQMGNSEVGHMTIGSGRILYQNLVKIDRAIDEGSLEKNEALQSLLSKCRRVHVIGLYSDGGVHSHLRHFDAICEIAQNAGCETWAHAITDGRDVSPSSGAEFLKRLEAKFKVASVCGRFYAMDRDKRFDRVKRAYDVLMGEAAPLEISPSEYILQSYERGVSDEFIEPASFNGFSGIGADDGAIFINFRNDRARELCAALGDEGFGEFERKFVVQNLITMSEYDASFKFPLLFEKPVLKNTLCEVIAEAGFTQLHTAETEKYAHITFFFNGGVEEPLPNETRVLIPSPKVKTYDEQPQMSAPAVCDAVIRGIEGGIDFIVVNFANGDMVGHTGNYDSAVKAVEAVDECIGKILSAARAHDYAYVQISDHGNCEAMRDADGEILTNHTTFDVFCFVLGRDVRELKSGLGLSNVAATVLKLMGLPKPAEMDEALF